One genomic segment of Panicum virgatum strain AP13 chromosome 2N, P.virgatum_v5, whole genome shotgun sequence includes these proteins:
- the LOC120659256 gene encoding transcription factor NIGTH1-like, whose protein sequence is MGLDVLEIGMGSDLSLDLRYFASKAVRQARDAAASDVDACIRRLEEERGKIEMFRRELPLCARLLAEVIDVMKAEAGTKTKGDRKAAVAVEEDGAAGDKSKWMSTAQLWTGDSGREDAESEKQDKGRSSPEAKSHGGGGAGAFLPFKAVGSGAPAFAPLCLRADDKAANAGTPDLSLLSPPAIKSAPAAAGAAQESRRQVVGFAQAAARAVAMAPAGPSLSLQSQPQQTSQQQQQQAARKARRTWSPELHRQFVAALNQLGGAQVATPKQIRELMKVDGLTNDEVKSHLQKYRLHNRRAPGSGIVSQPIVLVGGLWISQEQSSSQSGSPQGPLHFSTSGIAVSSAATVSCEEEDGRSESYGWK, encoded by the exons ATGGGGCTCGACGTCTTGGAGATCGGGATGGGCTCCGATTTGAGCCTGGATCTGAGGTACTTCGCCTCCAAGGCCGTCCGGCAGGCCAgggacgcggcggcgtcggACGTGGACGCCTGCATCCGCCGCCTCGAGGAGGAGCGCGGCAAGATCGAGATGTTCAGGCGGGAGCTCCCGCTCTGCGCGCGCCTCCTCGCCGAAG TGATCGATGTCATGAAGGCGGAGGCGGGGACGAAGACGAAGGGCGATCgcaaggcggcggtggcggtggaggaggacggcgcCGCCGGTGACAAGAGCAAGTGGATGAGCACGGCGCAGCTCTGGAccggcgattccggccgggagGATGCGGAATCAGAG AAGCAAGATaaggggaggagctcgccggaggccaagtcccacggcggcggcggagccggcgCTTTCTTGCCGTTCAAGGCTGTGGGCTCCGGCGCGCCGGCGTTCGCGCCGCTGTGCTTGAGAGCGGATGACAAGGCCGCGAACGCCGGGACGCCGGATCTGTCCTTGCTGTCACCGCCGGCGATCAAGAGCGCTCCAGCtgctgccggcgccgcccagGAAAGCCGTCGCCAGGTCGTGGGGTTCGCGcaggcagcggcgagggcggtcgCCATGGCGCCGGCTGGCCCTTCTCTTAGCCTCCAGTCTCAACCACAGCAGAcatctcagcagcagcagcaacaggcgGCGAGGAAGGCCAGGCGCACCTGGTCGCCGGAGCTTCACCGCCAGTTCGTCGCAGCCTTGAATCAACTCGGCGGTGCCCAGG TTGCCACTCCGAAGCAAATCAGGGAGCTGATGAAGGTGGATGGCCTGACGAACGATGAGGTCAAAAGCCATCTTCAG AAGTACCGGCTGCACAACCGAAGAGCGCCTGGATCCGGCATTGTAAGCCAGCCAATTGTGCTTGTGGGAGGGCTCTGGATTTCCCAGGAGCAAAGCAGCTCACAGTCTGGATCTCCCCAGGGCCCTCTCCACTTCTCAACATCTGGCATCGCCGTCTCATCGGCGGCCACCGTCAGCTGCGAGGAGGAAGATGGCCGGTCCGAGAGCTATGGCTGGAAATGA